GACCGCCATGCTGATGGTATGACCGCCGCGCAGCACGCGAATCTCACGAACCCAGCGAATGTTCAGGCCTTCGAAACCTGCGTGTTTCTGTCGATTCGTGCGGTGGCTGGCATCGAATTGTGCTCGGACTTACAGAACACTCAGGGGAGTGATCTGTTGTTGTGCGAGTATGCTGCCGAGCTGGAGCGCCACGCGCAGATGGTGGCGCATCTGGACGGGAATGGCGGCACTGATGTGCAGTTGTCCGGGCAGCAGTGGTACGCCCAGCTGGAAGCGGCGCAGAAGTCCGCGCTGGAGATCGCTTACGAATCGCTGCATGCTGCTGCGTACCTCGGCCTGGAGGGCGGCACGGTTAGTGCCATGATGCTGGCGTCCGCCGCGTATGCGCTGCGGGTGTTGTCCCACCGAACCGGCGAACGACTTAACTAACCACGGCATGCGAGGGGCGAACCCGCGGTCCTTCCAGGGGAGGACCCCGTGCATGCGCCTGCACAATGCAGGCCGCCAAGGCTTCGGCCGTGATGTCTCAGTCCGCCCACTGATTCGGCCCGCTGCGGTGAACATCAGCCTGCTCGAACCGCCACAGGATCTGCACGCTCTGGACACTGTGGCGAACCAGTGGGACGGGACAGCCCGCATCAACCTGGACGAAGACGCCGCTGCCATCCGGATGCCGCAGATGGACGGTCGCTTCTCCGCTGCTGGCGATCCCGCTGACATAAAAGGAGGGGTTGCCCTGCCAGCCGAGCCGCTGTTGCAGCCGCATGAGACACCGCACACTGTCGACTCGGAAGCGCCTTTTGCCGTCCTCGTTGTCGGACAGCGTCTCGTCACTGTACTGCCCGGGACCGCCGTCATCGCCCAGCGGCACATCCCCCTGCTGATTCAGGTGTTGCCACTGGTGATGCTCCAACACCCGGGCACGTCAGGGCGCAGCATCCGTCCGAATAGCTCACTCAGTGGTGTGAGTGCTTCCAGGAAGGCAGGGGAGACATCCACCCCAGCAGGGTTGGCCGGTCCCTCCGGGCCTTATGTGTTGTACAGCGAGATGGTGCCTGCAACCATGGTGGACTTCGCTGGACGATGCGTGCAATGCGTCACCGCGGGTTTGTTGTTCCGACTCGCTCAGCAGGAGGAGGGCGCACCAGCGGGTGCATTCGTGAACGCCTAACGCCTCACTGAGATTGAGCCACCCGCTGCGGATGCATTTGCGAGACACCTCAATGCCCCACTCGAACAGAAGCTCCTCAATGTCACGGTAAGTTAGGGGAGAGCGGTGATAGTGCCACACAGTATGGCCGATCACTGAAAGTGGAAAGGGCTATCCTGGGACCTTCTGGTCGGTTGGCATGGCCTTCCCATACGCCAGCAATTTGCCAGCACCCTTTCCAGTCATGGCGGAACCTCCCGTGGAAAGGGTCTGCTTCTGTGGATCCGCAGGCCCTCGGTCCCACGCCTTTTCCTTGTATCATCCAGTGCTTGCGACCGCGTTCCCCCGTGCTTCCCGCGGCCGCCACAGCATCAGGATCAGGACAAACGCGCCGCCGGTGATCAGCATCGACACCGGCAGACCCAAGTTCAGTCCCTGCCGTTCCGCCAGCCAGTCGCCCATTGCCGTGCCTGCTGTCCGGGCGACACCCACCGTCGCCCAGTAGGCGAAGATCGACGCCAACCCCCACCGGGTCAGTGGCAGCATCCCACCCAGCAGCAGGCCCAGGGCGATGGCCGTGACGCCTTGCCCCAGCGCATGCGATACGTCATCCCCCAGCACCGTACCCAGTACGCCGGCGGTCAGCATCGCCGCCCAGTACAGTCCCCCGGTCTTCGGCAGCCGCCTGGTCCTCTCGGACGTGTCCCGCTGCGCCAGCAGGGTCATCCCAGTCGCCAGGAGTCCCAACAGCACCACCAAGCCACCACTCACCAGTTGCGCAGGCAAACCTGCACGGAAATTCAGGAAGTCGGCGATATTCGTGGCCCCCGTGCGGATGATCAGAATGGCCAGCCAGTAATACACCTCGTGGGGTCTGGCATCACGGCGCTCCAGCAGAAAGACCACGGCCACGATCGCGGCCAGGACACCTAAGCCAGCCTGGAGACTCAGGCCGCTGGCATGGGCGTAGTAGTCGCCCAGATTGGTACCGAAGAGACTGGCGAAGGTGATGGCCAACCAGTAGCGGACATTGACCTGTGGGACGTGTATTCGTTTCATGAAGGTGCTCCTGAAGAGGGAATGGGCGATGAGGGCGTGTCGGCTGCTCTGAGGTGTTCGGCCAGTGACTTGGTGGCCCTGTTCGTTCCCCACAGTGGCAGGGCCCCGTGCAGTGCTCACGCATAGCGTTCGAAGAACGAACGAAGGACGCGCTAGCGAATGATGCAGAGAAGAAGCCCGCGTTGACAGAAGCGGTGCCTATCGCCAGCGACGGTTCGTTGCGCTGCATGTCCGGGCGCTGGCCTACAGCAGCACAGAACAATGAGAGCTCCGGCGAGTGCAGGCGGCATAATTGTGCGGGCGACCTCCGAGCAGACCACCCGGTCTGCTCAATCCCCCGGTAGTCTGAACGGGCGCTACATCTGGACTCCATACATGCTGCGAACGTCAGCCACTTGGTGGGAACGCTCGCGCCATCTTCGCCACTCGTGCATCAAGGGTGCGACCACGCTCAATCAACGACCGCCAGACTCTGTGTAGGTCAAATACCGAACACACGGCGTTGCCCGGCGACTCAGGATGACCTGCAGCCAGAGTCTGAAGGCGAACATGACCGCAGCTCCGTACCACTCCGATGCGCCTACCCGACCAACCCGTCCATCCAGGCGCTTCCAACCGGCCCGCGCCACCCTGCTGCTCATTCTCAGCACCGGCATGCTCGGCTACAGCGCAACCCAGGTGCTCACCACGCCAGCGCAACCGGAGGGCTTCCTCCTGTCCACCACCCACCTCCCCTCCCCACCACGCAGATCTCGCCTGTGCAGCCGACAGGAACCCAACTATGACCCAGACTACCCTGCCCGTCTCGTCTAAACCCGCGCGCACCAGCCCCCTGAACATCCTGATCACCACCCTGCTCCTGGGTCTGGTGCTATTCGCGTGGCTGCTGTCGTAGCAGGGCAGGGTGTCGCAGGCCTGGCCCGCAGGTCCTGCTGACCCAGTCCGGCACCTTCTCCTACGTGCTGCTGGCCGTGTCCGCCACTCTCGCCCCCTTAATCGGCACGCGCTTCCTGCCGCAGTGGCTGACAGCGGGCATCAAAACCGGCTGGCACGGCATGATCTCGGGCTTCGCGCTGGTCGTCGGCCTGCTGCATGGCCTGTTCGCCACCGTCGGGCACGACGCCCTGACCGTGGCGCAGGTGGTGATTCCGGGACTGGCTCCTGACCGCACGTTGGCGATGGGTACCCTGGGTCTGTGGGGAATGCTGCTGGTATACGTGACGTGGACACTGAAGGGCCGCATCGGGATCAAGGCGGCGCGGGCACTGCACCTGCTGGCGTATCCGACCTTCGTGGCCGCGACGCTGCATCGACCGTGACCCGGTACGGTCCAGCCGCGGGCATTTCGTGAAGGCCAGCGGTCTCCGCTGGCGAAGCCTGATGCTGCTGACCCCTCTGCCTTGGGCCAATCGCGTCTGGACCTTGCCGTTCCTGACGGCACTGGTGCCGTCACAGCGGTACAACGAAGAACGCGGTCGCCGGCACAGGACACTGACGGACTGGGCTCGGCAGATGCTGCGCGTGGTGCAGCGCTGGTGTCCTGGACGACCGCTGATCGTGGTGGCAGACAGCGCGTACGCGGTCATCAACTGGCTCTTCGACCTCCAACAGGGCCGTCCGATCACCGTGATCACCCGGCTCCGCCTGGATGCCGCACTGTACGAACCGGCGCCTGAACGACAGGTCGGTCAGATGGGCCGAACTCGCCTCAAGGGCAATCGTCTCCCAAACCTGGCGTCCTTGGTGAACGATCCAACGACGCGCTGGCAGAGCATCCGCGCACATCGCTGGTACGGAGAGCTCAACCGGGAAGTCAAAATCATTTCACAGACCGCCCTGTGGTACCACGCTGGCCTCCCACCCCTCCCGCTACGCTGGGTGCTGGTTCGCGACCCCAAAGGGAAGTTCTCCACCCAGGCGTTGCGCTGCACCGATCTGCTGCTCAGCCCGGTGCAGATCCTGGAGTCCTTCGTGCAGCGGTGGCAGCTCGAGGTCACCTTTGAAGAGGTTCGAGCGCACCTGGGTGTGGAAACGCAGCGGCAGTGGACCGACCTCGCCATTGCGAGAACAACCCCAGCGTTGCTAGGGCTGTTCTCACTCGTCACCCTGATGGCCCACGAACGCTGGCAGAGCTGTGAACCTTGGGTCCGTCGTGCCGCGTGGTACGACAAGACCCTGCCTACTTTTGTTGATGCACTCGCTGAGGTTCGGCGAGCGTTGTGGAAAGTGCCGACGTTTCGCATGTCTGCGCCAGGACGGGAAATGGTTCAAGTCCCGCTTGACTTGATCGAGCGCCTTGCAGACGCGCTCTGCTACGCCGCCTGACGCTCCTCAATGGCCAAAGTCGAGCTCAGAGGAGAGGAAGAAAGTTTGGATAAGATGGCAGCGTCCTCTTCGCACCATCTTCACGAAGGCTCCATCATGCCTTCGTAGGCAGCTGAAACGATGCCTGTATGCCCAATAGCTCATACCACCCGAGTCCCCCATCCTTCTCTGATACAGGGAGACGACCGTGAGAAAAATAGTGTTGCTGTCCCTTCTTCTGGGAACAGCGGCGCTTCC
The DNA window shown above is from Deinococcus ruber and carries:
- a CDS encoding IS701 family transposase, which translates into the protein MKASGLRWRSLMLLTPLPWANRVWTLPFLTALVPSQRYNEERGRRHRTLTDWARQMLRVVQRWCPGRPLIVVADSAYAVINWLFDLQQGRPITVITRLRLDAALYEPAPERQVGQMGRTRLKGNRLPNLASLVNDPTTRWQSIRAHRWYGELNREVKIISQTALWYHAGLPPLPLRWVLVRDPKGKFSTQALRCTDLLLSPVQILESFVQRWQLEVTFEEVRAHLGVETQRQWTDLAIARTTPALLGLFSLVTLMAHERWQSCEPWVRRAAWYDKTLPTFVDALAEVRRALWKVPTFRMSAPGREMVQVPLDLIERLADALCYAA